The genomic segment CCTTCGAAGGCTCTTTGAGCGAAGGCCTGCGCTTCGAGCGGCGCCTGTTCCAGTCTCTTTTTGCGACGGAAGATCAGAAAGAGGGTATGGCGGCTTTCATAGAGAAGAGAAAACCGGTATTCAAGAATCGCTAGGGCAATCCCATGCGTGGAATGGGCCGAAAGCTTCATGTGTTTTCGGCTCAAGAGGCGCCAAGGATTCGAAATATCAGCGTTTTTGCTGAAAATGCGCGTTGACGGGCAGCCGCTTTAGGGCTATATGCCCGCCCACGGTTAGGAAAAGCCACCCGGCTTGTTCCAATTACTCCCGCACTCTTTGGAACGTGAGGTCTTCGACAGACCTGATCCTGTGGTTGCGGATTTTGGTTTGAATTCGAAGAGAGGCATACATGGCCAATACAACTTCGGCGAAAAAGGCGACTCGCAAGATCGCTCGCCGTACTGAAGTCAACAAGGCTCGCCGTTCGCGCGTTCGTGGTTTCATCCGCAAGGTTGAAGAAGCCATCGCATCGGGCGATCTTTCAGTGGCAACTGAAGCCCTGAAGGTAGCCCAGCCTGAGATCCAGCGCGCTGCAACGCGCGGTGTTCTGCATGGCAACACGGCATCGCGTAAAGTGTCCCGTCTTGCTCAGCGCGTGAAGGCACTTTCAGCCTAATCCGGCTAATCCAAATTTATTATAAAAAGCCTGGTCTTCGGACCGG from the Agrobacterium vaccinii genome contains:
- the rpsT gene encoding 30S ribosomal protein S20, which encodes MANTTSAKKATRKIARRTEVNKARRSRVRGFIRKVEEAIASGDLSVATEALKVAQPEIQRAATRGVLHGNTASRKVSRLAQRVKALSA